The proteins below come from a single Chrysoperla carnea chromosome 1, inChrCarn1.1, whole genome shotgun sequence genomic window:
- the LOC123305658 gene encoding sideroflexin-1-like has product MVNQTSALSPPGRIQVVQIKALDPFSPLFDQSTYSGRLKNCFRITNPRLLFAPESELFRARCIVAKFRKSIPLPPCLTKKELVDARILYESSFHPITGEKLFALSRLCAQIPMKALLLGSVLTYYDYCMCANWIPWIGTHALYQSYLALLNYSNRSYSKYNTFNMVSSFLVGSGTAIGTHFLLCKMLEDCKHYFLRRYIPLVAVSAATAVSIPVMRAKEMNDGIPVYYRNENFLGFSKRAGSQAIYDTTCCRLMSIVPGMFLAPFIMNKLYCRGLFCRHPWLQLPINIAIMGGSLLLSVPLACALYPQRYELPIKWFEENIKKAACREPVPPKHAYFIKGN; this is encoded by the exons ATGGTTAACCAAACAAGTGCACTATCACCACCTGGACgg ATACAAGTGGTCCAAATCAAGGCCCTGGATCCTTTTTCACCATTATTTGACCAATCTACGTATAGTGGAAGGCTAAAGAATTGTTTTCGTATTACAAATCCACGACTATTGTTTGCTCCAGAAAGTGAATTATTTCGGGCTCGATGTATTGTTGCAAAATTTCG aaaaagtaTACCTTTACCACCATGTCTAACAAAGAAGGAATTGGTAGATGCAAGAATACTATACGAGTCATCATTTCATCCTATTACTggtgaaaaattatttgcctTATCACGATTATGTGCACAAATACCAATGAAAGCTTTACTTCTGGGTAGTGTATTaacatattatgattattgtatGTGTGCGAATTGGATTCCGTGGATAGGAACACATGCACTCTATCAGTCATATTTGGCATTGTTGAATTATTCAAACCGAAGCTACTCGAAATATAATACATT taatATGGTATCATCTTTCTTGGTAGGATCAGGCACGGCTATCGGAACACATTTTCTTTTATGTAAGATGTTAGAGGAT tgcAAACACTACTTTCTACGTCGATATATTCCTCTTGTAGCGGTTAGTGCGGCAACAGCTGTTAGCATACCTGTAATGAGAGCCAA agAAATGAACGATGGCATTCCAGTTTATTACAGAAACGAAAACTTTCTTGGATTTTCAAAACGTGCAGGATCTCAAGCAATTTATGATACAACTTGTTGTCGCCTTATGTCAATAGTGCCAGGAATGT ttttagctCCATTTATTATGAACAAATTATACTGTCGTGGTCTTTTCTGCCGACATCCATGGCTTCAATTACcaataaatattgcaataatGGGAGGATCTTTACTACTCTCTGTACCATTAGCATGTGCTTTATATCCACAACGTTATGAACTGCCAATAAAATGGTTCGAAGAAAACATAAAG aaagCTGCCTGTAGAGAGCCTGTGCCACCAAAACATGCTTACTTTATCAAAGGAAACTAA
- the LOC123293722 gene encoding ATP-dependent RNA helicase SUV3 homolog, mitochondrial — MYKNARRLSQMCISFSKHYILREKRKLYFQIYRGKKDSSKLSTLFVPVPVKSNPDDINVGAELTGKLNKSDVMKILNKFYQKKEIKSLAMENGLDNYLLHQAYVSFRRYCLETDALPVDVHIVLSDILQGSGHVDDLFPYFLRHAKQMFPHLDCMDDLIKISDLRTPANWYPNARSITRKIIFHAGPTNSGKTYHALERFMTAKSGVYCGPLKLLATEVFNKCKIRGTPCDLITGEERQYVNGEDNPAQHVACTVEMTSLNQPYEVAVIDEIQMMRDTARGWAWTRAFLGIMAEEIHVCGEAGAIELINNICSTTGEDVEVRKYKRLTELTIENHALGSLDKVLPGDCIVCFSKNDIYSVSREIEARGKEVAVIYGGLPPGTKLAQANKFNDVNNSCKILVATDAIGMGLNLSIRRVIFYSLIKPHVNEKGEKEMDTISVSAALQIAGRAGRYGTQWEHGYVTTFKPEDLSTLKSILNQVPEPITQAGLHPTADQIELYAYHLPNSTLSNLMDIFVSLCTVDDSLYFMCNIEDFKFLADMIQHVPLPLRARYVFCCAPINKKMPFVCTLFLKFARQYSRNEALTFDWLCRNIGWPLSSPKTIIDLVHLEAVFDVLDLYLWFSYRFQDLFPHANLVRDLQKELDAVIQEGVFQLTRLLKNSETSISSGAGSAPDDDTYTITRQKQNYYRNKYDKYDTEDVGEKQSISKELRVGRGRLTERLLAQGLITPQMLQELRKEWSTNSSSQDGNNSDSEQYPKKTKRKR; from the exons ATGTACAAGAATGCAAGGCGATTATCTCAAATGTGCATATCCTTttcaaaacattatattttacgagaaaaacgaaaattatattttcaaatttatcgaGGTAAAAAGGATTCTTCAAAATTGTCAACGTTATTTGTACCAGTACCAGTGAAATCGAATCCTGATGACATAAATGTTGGGGCTGAATTAAcaggaaaattgaataaatcagATGTCATGAAAATTCTTAATAAGTTTTATCAGaagaaagaaattaaaagtCTTGCAATGGAAAATGGGTTAGATA aTTATCTCTTACACCAGGCATACGTAAGTTTTCGTCGCTATTGCCTAGAAACAGATGCATTGCCTGTAGATGTTCATATCGTTCTTAGTGATATCTTACAAGGATCTGGCCATGTAGATGatttatttccatattttcTACGACATGCCAAACAAATGTTTCCACATTTAGATTGTAtggatgatttaataaaaatttcagatttaagGACGCCTGCAAATTG GTATCCAAATGCTCGGAGTATTAcacgtaaaataatttttcatgcaGGTCCTACGAATTCAGGAAAAACATACCATGCATTAGAACGTTTTATGACTGCGAAATCTGGTGTTTATTGTGgacctttaaaattattagcgacagaagtttttaataaatgcaaGATTCGT GGAACCCCTTGTGATTTAATAACCGGCGAAGAACGTCAGTATGTTAATGGTGAAGATAATCCAGCCCAGCACGTTGCATGTACAGTAGAAATGACTTCTTTAAATCAACCAT ATGAAGTGGCTGTCATTGACGAAATTCAAATGATGCGCGATACAGCTCGAGGCTGGGCATGGACGCGTGCTTTTCTTGGCATAATGGCTGAAGAAATTCATGTATGTGGTGAAGCTGGTGCAATTgaattaatcaataatatttgctCAACAACAGGCGAAGATGTTGAAGTTCGAAAATATAAACGATTAACTGAATTAACAATTGAAAATCATGCTTTGGGTAGTCTAGACAAAGTTTTACCGGGTGATTGTATTGTATGTTTTagtaaaaatgatatatacTCTGTCTCGCGAGAGATTGAAGCACGGGGTAAAGAAGTAGCGGTTATATATGGAGGCCTACCACCAGGAACGAAACTAGCACAagctaataaatttaatgatgtGAATAATAGTTGTAAAATTTTGGTAGCTACTGATGCAATTGGAATGGGTTTAAattt gaGTATTCGCCgagttatattttattcattaataaaaccACATGTAAATGAAAAAGGTGAAAAAGAAATGGACACAATTTCAGTGTCAGCTGCCTTACAAATAGCTGGACGCGCTGGAAGATATGGCACACAGTGGGAACATGGTTATGTCACCACATTTAAACCAGAAGACTTATCAACcttgaaatcaattttgaatCAGGTACCTGAACCGATTACACAAGCTGGATTACATCCAACGGCCGATCAAATTGAGTTGTATGCATACCATTTACCAAATTCAAcattaagtaatttaatg gatatttttgttagtttatGTACAGTAGAcgattcattatattttatgtgtaatataGAAGATTTTAAGTTCCTAGCTGATATGATACAACATGTACCATTACCATTGAGAGCTCGATATGTATTTTGTTGTGctccaattaataaaaaaatgcctTTCGTTTGTACGTTATTCTTGAAG TTCGCTAGACAGTATAGTAGAAATGAAGCGTTGACATTTGATTGGCTATGTCGAAATATTGGATGGCCACTTTCATCAccaaaaacaattattgatCTTGTTCATTTAGAGGCGGTTTTTGATGTTTTGGATTTATATCTTTGGTTTag ttatCGTTTTCAAGATTTATTTCCACATGCAAACTTAGTTCGAGATTTACAGAAAGAATTGGATGCTGTTATACAAGAAGGCGTCTTTCAGTTAACACGTTTActaaaaaattctgaaactaGTATAAGTTCAGGCGCCGGTTCTGCGCCTGATGACGACACGTATACGATAAcaagacaaaaacaaaattattatcgaaataaatatgataaatatgatACAGAAG ATGTAGGAGAAAAACAAAGTATTAGTAAGGAACTTCGAGTTGGAAGGGGTAGATTAACAGAACGGTTATTAGCTCAAGGATTAATAACTCCACAAATGTTGCAAGAACTTCGAAAAGAATGGAGTACTAATAGCAGTTCACAGGATGGCAACAATAGTGATTCTGAACAATATCCAAagaaaacaaaacgaaaacgg